A window from Candidatus Nitrospira neomarina encodes these proteins:
- a CDS encoding DUF3047 domain-containing protein, which translates to MRISFWQHNNFKDVKRSRVSAACLTWLVVGLLINGSSAVWAQEAPSSGPSSSSMVLEDFQHPDAKGFPQGWEAQRSTVTAHETYTIQEEGGTFFLSAKNANQRVYTKHITWDPKQHPILTWRWRIQSVPDDADFLAAIYPSLDVDLMFIPVNTKYVWSATLPVGSVKEGGMFSSTEIVIRSGTESLGMWVEERVNVYEDFLKIHEHEPAPHAWGISLLGGPGVEVDFGSIRVQSESSSGNLGRE; encoded by the coding sequence ATGAGAATCAGTTTTTGGCAACACAATAATTTTAAGGATGTGAAGCGGAGCCGGGTAAGTGCGGCATGTTTGACATGGTTGGTCGTGGGGCTTCTGATAAATGGAAGTAGTGCCGTGTGGGCCCAAGAGGCCCCCAGCTCAGGACCTTCCAGCAGTTCGATGGTGTTGGAGGATTTTCAGCATCCTGATGCTAAAGGCTTTCCTCAAGGATGGGAAGCGCAGCGGAGTACGGTCACAGCCCATGAAACTTATACGATTCAAGAAGAGGGTGGGACTTTTTTTCTTTCTGCGAAAAACGCCAATCAACGGGTGTATACCAAGCATATAACGTGGGATCCGAAGCAACACCCGATTCTAACCTGGCGTTGGAGAATACAGAGTGTTCCCGATGATGCCGATTTTCTGGCCGCAATCTACCCGTCCTTGGATGTTGACTTAATGTTTATTCCCGTGAACACGAAATATGTGTGGAGCGCCACGCTTCCTGTAGGGTCAGTCAAGGAGGGTGGCATGTTTAGCTCCACAGAAATTGTCATTCGTAGTGGGACGGAATCTCTTGGGATGTGGGTAGAGGAGCGGGTAAATGTGTATGAAGATTTCCTGAAGATTCATGAACATGAACCGGCCCCACATGCCTGGGGTATTTCCTTGTTAGGGGGGCCGGGAGTCGAGGTGGATTTCGGTTCTATTCGGGTTCAATCTGAATCATCCAGCGGTAATCTTGGGCGGGAATAA
- a CDS encoding formylglycine-generating enzyme family protein — protein sequence MDGRFKLIFLIAVLFMTGLPVLGILRGTDAPPTPPDRDLQSQPSSASEKPSEASRDVALSGRANEDEMVEIPAGEFILGSNQGGFNEKPAHVAHLDAYWIDRYEVTYQRYMEFVEATGHRQPGPPSRYAEKLGLLRGPHQPITYVSWSDANDYCQWRGKRLPTEQEWEKAMRGTDGRTWPWGEGLSGHPANFAGEADGYVVSAPVGAFPLDQSVFGVYDGAGNVMEWTDNWYVEDLYLQENAATPTSNRSPSTYKTMRGSGYTSQGVDIRITNRSFMVPDFRDETIGFRCARSD from the coding sequence ATGGACGGTCGATTTAAACTTATTTTTTTGATTGCGGTATTATTTATGACCGGGTTGCCGGTGTTGGGAATACTGAGGGGAACCGATGCTCCTCCAACTCCACCGGATCGCGATCTTCAATCTCAGCCTTCTTCAGCTTCAGAGAAACCATCTGAAGCATCAAGGGATGTGGCGCTTTCTGGTCGGGCAAATGAAGATGAGATGGTTGAAATTCCTGCCGGGGAATTCATACTTGGAAGTAATCAAGGCGGATTCAATGAAAAGCCTGCGCACGTCGCTCATCTCGATGCATATTGGATTGATCGGTACGAGGTGACCTATCAGCGGTATATGGAATTTGTTGAAGCCACCGGACATCGGCAGCCTGGTCCACCTTCCCGCTATGCCGAAAAGCTCGGTTTGCTGCGAGGCCCTCATCAGCCGATTACCTATGTGTCATGGAGTGATGCGAATGACTATTGTCAATGGAGAGGCAAGCGTCTTCCTACTGAACAGGAATGGGAAAAGGCTATGCGAGGGACGGATGGTCGCACCTGGCCGTGGGGTGAGGGTCTCAGCGGCCATCCTGCCAATTTTGCAGGAGAGGCCGATGGTTATGTTGTATCGGCTCCGGTTGGGGCTTTTCCTCTTGATCAAAGTGTCTTTGGAGTTTATGACGGCGCAGGAAATGTTATGGAATGGACGGATAATTGGTATGTCGAAGATCTCTACCTTCAAGAAAATGCTGCTACGCCGACGAGTAATCGGTCTCCTTCTACCTACAAGACCATGCGAGGTAGTGGCTATACAAGCCAAGGAGTCGATATCAGAATAACTAATAGAAGTTTTATGGTCCCTGATTTCCGAGACGAGACGATTGGGTTCAGGTGTGCACGTTCAGATTAA
- a CDS encoding c-type cytochrome: MVELLERAIEMGWPVLLMLVGLLLYFQATISDPVKKKRASFQTLIGIFCAFLAFIAISNYVDNFEGNSGLLPVSLVMITIMTFVMGLYFPNISALMKIGGFMFFVAAALSGYGNWLPQVEGGFPPPVVKLDFQSMSAQQLGDEGEKIIFGGIGQSKTQGAIGKGQCPLCHGFQKGFLSERAPNLYGIPDTAPERLKEPNYHMNNPEARTTEQKEAFPGSGTATNAQEYIAESHACPSCFVVTGFGVKGSNDTVSPMPKIHKPPISLTLGELAAVDTWIYTREGKEPPSYDEIVTSYEKFIPEADRPAAGGEEEAGAGGGNLLADGSEPYDKLFMKAGCPACHTIPGIEGATGKVGPLLMEGSNAPIRIKDPGYQGKAKSPKEYITESILNPSAYVVKDFPDNQMPKDFGVRLTGGALSKMVDYLAQLKEGQPLPPKE, translated from the coding sequence GTGGTTGAGTTATTGGAACGGGCCATAGAAATGGGTTGGCCAGTATTGCTGATGCTGGTTGGGTTGTTGCTGTATTTTCAGGCAACAATTTCTGATCCGGTTAAAAAGAAACGAGCGAGTTTCCAGACGTTAATTGGAATTTTCTGCGCATTTTTGGCCTTTATCGCCATTTCCAATTACGTAGATAACTTTGAAGGGAACAGCGGTTTATTGCCGGTTTCTCTGGTCATGATTACCATCATGACTTTCGTTATGGGGCTTTATTTTCCCAACATCAGTGCACTGATGAAAATTGGCGGCTTCATGTTTTTTGTTGCTGCCGCGCTCTCCGGCTATGGAAATTGGCTGCCTCAAGTCGAAGGAGGGTTTCCTCCTCCTGTCGTCAAGCTAGACTTCCAAAGCATGTCAGCGCAACAGTTGGGTGATGAGGGGGAGAAAATCATTTTTGGTGGGATTGGACAAAGTAAAACGCAAGGGGCCATCGGCAAGGGCCAATGCCCATTGTGCCATGGATTCCAAAAAGGCTTTTTGAGTGAGCGCGCACCGAATCTATATGGAATTCCGGATACGGCCCCTGAGAGATTAAAAGAGCCAAACTACCACATGAATAATCCTGAGGCACGTACCACTGAACAAAAAGAAGCTTTTCCAGGGTCAGGAACGGCTACGAATGCCCAAGAATATATCGCCGAATCACATGCATGTCCAAGCTGTTTTGTGGTGACTGGTTTTGGTGTGAAGGGGTCGAACGACACGGTAAGTCCCATGCCGAAGATTCACAAGCCACCGATATCTTTGACTTTGGGTGAATTGGCCGCGGTGGATACCTGGATATATACGCGGGAAGGGAAAGAACCTCCATCATATGATGAAATCGTCACCTCATATGAAAAATTTATACCGGAAGCCGATCGCCCCGCTGCAGGTGGGGAAGAAGAAGCTGGAGCTGGTGGTGGAAATCTTTTAGCAGACGGAAGCGAGCCATACGACAAACTCTTTATGAAAGCCGGTTGTCCGGCCTGTCATACGATCCCAGGAATTGAAGGGGCCACGGGAAAAGTCGGTCCTCTCCTCATGGAAGGAAGCAATGCTCCGATTCGTATTAAAGATCCAGGTTATCAGGGTAAAGCCAAATCGCCAAAGGAGTACATTACTGAGTCGATATTAAATCCAAGTGCCTACGTCGTGAAGGATTTTCCGGACAATCAAATGCCCAAGGATTTTGGCGTAAGATTGACAGGCGGGGCTCTCAGTAAAATGGTTGATTACTTGGCGCAATTAAAAGAAGGCCAACCTTTACCTCCAAAAGAATAA
- a CDS encoding c-type cytochrome, with product MNETTTAGYGRPGLGAWLLSCGLLFGGLGFATTSQAEMAEGFAEGSRPAPPSAEQVEAGKRVYFTKCVWCHGVNGAGDGPGADRLWPRPRNFNAGTFKIRHTASGELPLIDVDLFQTVTHGLPGSAMPSWEGILTEDQRRDVLAFVTTELVKDRSWQDTEFEEFHVLQLEKIEPIPPTAESVKRGSELVKEMKCIECHGLEGRGDGNAFNLKDDWGFSIQPADWHKCWNFRGSRQDAYNVKNIFRTFSTGVSGTPMPSFADNTTVEDRWHIANYVNHLCERDKDVDIAGGNVTDEIAAELVAAKPRGIDPLTDKPKVDFVVPSKFVEGELPADEHDERWDLVDRRIVAMGGQITHKPRNFVTRIDDVWIQSLYNETHISFMFRWDDRTKSVQEDEVDWEPYEVNLGDYGIEEQPPGGSKFADDPEHPESIAAKQTAYQVYNDALAFQFPIKWQELPAPRKPRYFWGDEGFPVDITKWTADGKLKAYQGTGWDIDFDDRDDFTEQLKTVKAEWKDGRWTVIVTRPLKGDYEEDAYIELGKYIPINFFVWDGHNGDVGRKMAVSAFYYLVLEPPIEKETYIYPTLAAIGLVLVEGWILTRRANRRKGKV from the coding sequence ATGAACGAAACGACTACAGCCGGATATGGTAGGCCTGGCCTAGGAGCTTGGCTTCTGAGTTGCGGTCTTCTTTTTGGCGGACTAGGCTTTGCTACCACGTCCCAGGCGGAAATGGCGGAAGGATTTGCCGAGGGAAGTCGCCCTGCTCCACCATCTGCCGAACAAGTTGAAGCAGGGAAGCGAGTATATTTCACAAAGTGTGTTTGGTGCCATGGAGTTAACGGAGCCGGAGACGGGCCTGGAGCTGACCGACTTTGGCCCAGACCACGTAATTTTAATGCAGGTACTTTTAAAATCCGTCATACGGCCAGCGGTGAATTGCCCCTTATTGACGTAGATCTATTTCAAACCGTGACTCATGGTCTGCCGGGATCTGCGATGCCTTCATGGGAAGGTATTTTGACTGAGGACCAACGCAGGGATGTCTTAGCATTTGTCACCACCGAATTGGTCAAGGACCGGAGTTGGCAAGATACCGAATTTGAAGAATTTCATGTGTTACAATTAGAAAAAATTGAACCAATTCCTCCTACGGCAGAATCGGTGAAGCGTGGATCCGAGCTTGTGAAGGAAATGAAGTGTATCGAATGCCATGGTTTGGAGGGACGTGGAGACGGGAATGCGTTCAACCTCAAGGATGACTGGGGATTTTCCATACAACCTGCCGACTGGCATAAATGTTGGAATTTCAGAGGTAGCCGACAGGATGCCTATAATGTGAAGAATATTTTTAGAACATTTTCAACGGGGGTGAGTGGAACGCCCATGCCTTCGTTCGCCGACAATACAACCGTCGAAGATCGGTGGCACATTGCAAATTATGTAAATCATCTCTGTGAACGGGATAAGGATGTTGATATTGCCGGTGGTAATGTGACCGATGAAATCGCGGCTGAATTAGTTGCAGCCAAACCTAGGGGAATTGATCCTTTAACGGATAAGCCAAAAGTTGACTTCGTTGTTCCTTCAAAGTTCGTCGAAGGAGAGTTGCCTGCTGACGAGCACGACGAACGGTGGGACCTGGTTGATCGAAGGATTGTGGCAATGGGTGGACAAATCACTCATAAGCCACGAAACTTTGTAACCAGAATTGACGACGTCTGGATTCAGTCCCTTTACAATGAAACTCATATTTCGTTTATGTTCAGGTGGGATGATCGTACAAAGAGTGTGCAGGAAGATGAGGTAGACTGGGAACCCTATGAAGTAAATCTTGGTGATTATGGGATAGAGGAGCAGCCTCCCGGCGGGTCGAAGTTTGCTGATGATCCTGAACATCCTGAGTCCATCGCTGCGAAACAAACCGCCTATCAAGTGTATAATGATGCGCTTGCCTTCCAGTTTCCTATTAAATGGCAGGAATTGCCTGCTCCACGAAAACCAAGATATTTTTGGGGAGATGAGGGATTTCCCGTTGATATCACTAAATGGACGGCTGATGGGAAACTGAAAGCCTATCAAGGTACGGGTTGGGATATAGATTTTGATGATCGTGACGATTTCACCGAACAACTGAAAACGGTGAAAGCCGAGTGGAAGGATGGAAGATGGACTGTTATCGTCACCAGACCCCTCAAAGGTGACTACGAAGAAGATGCCTACATCGAATTGGGAAAATATATTCCTATTAATTTCTTCGTGTGGGATGGTCACAATGGGGACGTAGGACGTAAAATGGCAGTCTCCGCTTTCTATTATCTGGTGTTAGAGCCACCTATTGAAAAGGAAACATATATTTACCCAACGCTGGCCGCCATTGGGTTGGTCCTTGTGGAAGGGTGGATTTTGACCCGGCGGGCCAATAGGCGCAAGGGTAAAGTCTAA
- a CDS encoding cytochrome ubiquinol oxidase subunit I produces MGRLFNQMTRGKKKLFAVSALMVMGCLLLLPIFLSVTAVAGGGGAPAGGPPADVVAAQKAAGEEGEAEKVEMGRDVYYKTEGPAIGMPAPVTEDNETFYPRYNFESRVLLWVANQQHLYYGSFVLAVPIFCMCIEFAGMVSKDKAMAKKYDQLAYDFIKISLTAYSLTAILGGILIFTFLTLYPAFFGYLSSIFRPVMHIYALTFVAESATLYIYYYGWDKMREGVLKWVHLSMSVILNVIGTVLMFLANSWIAFMMSPAGVDEQGRYLGNIWHVIHTALWNPLNVHRILGNMAFGGGVVAAYAAYRFLSSKTDEERAHYDWMGYIAMSLGVAFLIPLPFAGYWLMREVYAYRQQMGITLMGGLLAWLFIIQATMIGILFLTTNYYLWQALGRMTGGERFQKYIKYLVFILVVGLLVFITPHTIVMTPAELKAMGGQQHPVLGNYGVMSAKNGGINAIIMTTVLSFIWYQRGNRVPTVSWAKFGNIFMGCFFIIAQLNNVWLACYGYFIPANVRIGLSVPQVAGTLSCLLLMTPLNLAMLKNGRQLGPIRWGQIPPRSQYAIIMLATAFTWMMGLMGYIRSSVRLFWHVNEVMRDNSPWAYTHTIGFAANVISFNVLFFWISIMFVFWLGTLGAKKVPVPSPAGQPVPSPQSATGH; encoded by the coding sequence ATGGGTCGCCTGTTCAATCAAATGACCCGGGGGAAGAAAAAGTTGTTTGCCGTATCGGCCTTGATGGTGATGGGCTGTCTGCTGTTGTTGCCGATTTTCCTGTCAGTCACCGCCGTGGCAGGTGGGGGTGGTGCACCGGCCGGTGGTCCTCCTGCGGATGTCGTTGCTGCGCAAAAGGCAGCAGGTGAGGAGGGCGAGGCCGAAAAAGTGGAAATGGGCCGGGACGTGTATTACAAGACCGAAGGTCCAGCCATTGGGATGCCGGCACCGGTAACGGAAGACAATGAAACTTTTTACCCTCGGTATAACTTTGAGAGTCGTGTTCTTCTTTGGGTGGCCAACCAGCAGCATCTTTATTATGGAAGTTTTGTGTTGGCGGTACCAATCTTTTGTATGTGTATCGAGTTTGCCGGGATGGTCAGTAAAGATAAAGCCATGGCCAAGAAGTACGATCAATTGGCTTATGATTTTATCAAGATCAGCCTGACGGCTTATTCCTTAACCGCCATTCTTGGTGGGATCCTGATCTTTACCTTCCTCACGCTCTATCCGGCCTTCTTTGGATATTTATCCAGTATTTTCCGGCCGGTTATGCACATCTATGCCTTAACGTTCGTGGCGGAAAGTGCAACCCTCTACATTTATTATTACGGTTGGGACAAGATGCGGGAAGGCGTTCTGAAATGGGTTCATCTCAGCATGTCCGTCATCCTGAATGTGATTGGAACGGTCCTCATGTTCCTCGCCAATTCATGGATCGCATTTATGATGTCACCGGCAGGAGTAGATGAGCAAGGACGTTATCTTGGAAATATTTGGCACGTGATTCATACGGCGCTGTGGAATCCTTTGAATGTTCATAGAATTCTCGGGAACATGGCCTTTGGTGGTGGTGTGGTGGCAGCCTATGCAGCTTACCGTTTCCTTTCTTCAAAAACAGATGAGGAGCGGGCTCATTATGACTGGATGGGCTATATCGCAATGAGTTTAGGTGTGGCATTTCTCATCCCATTGCCCTTTGCAGGATATTGGTTGATGCGTGAGGTGTATGCCTATCGACAACAAATGGGTATTACCTTGATGGGTGGGTTGTTAGCTTGGTTGTTTATTATCCAAGCCACCATGATCGGAATCCTGTTCCTGACCACAAATTATTATTTGTGGCAAGCCCTCGGACGAATGACGGGTGGTGAACGATTCCAGAAGTATATTAAGTATCTCGTGTTTATTTTAGTTGTTGGTCTTCTGGTTTTCATTACGCCACATACGATCGTCATGACTCCGGCTGAATTGAAAGCTATGGGTGGTCAACAACATCCGGTTCTGGGTAATTATGGTGTCATGTCGGCAAAAAATGGCGGTATTAACGCCATTATTATGACGACCGTCTTAAGCTTTATATGGTACCAGCGAGGGAACAGGGTCCCAACGGTTAGCTGGGCCAAATTTGGCAATATTTTTATGGGATGTTTTTTCATCATAGCCCAGCTAAACAATGTTTGGTTGGCTTGCTATGGGTATTTCATCCCTGCCAACGTGCGAATTGGATTGTCGGTGCCTCAGGTGGCCGGAACATTGTCGTGTCTGCTGTTAATGACGCCACTGAATCTTGCGATGTTGAAAAATGGAAGACAGCTGGGCCCGATTAGATGGGGTCAAATTCCACCACGTTCCCAATATGCCATCATCATGTTGGCCACAGCATTCACCTGGATGATGGGGTTGATGGGGTATATCCGTTCTTCCGTAAGATTGTTCTGGCACGTCAACGAGGTCATGCGGGATAATTCTCCATGGGCTTATACCCATACCATCGGGTTTGCGGCCAACGTTATTTCGTTTAACGTGTTATTTTTCTGGATCAGTATCATGTTTGTCTTTTGGTTAGGAACCCTTGGTGCGAAAAAAGTACCGGTTCCTTCGCCAGCAGGGCAACCAGTTCCATCTCCTCAGTCTGCAACTGGTCATTAG
- a CDS encoding c-type cytochrome, whose amino-acid sequence MTWLKLVEGYMPMQMITELAICILVFSIINYSLKRAGMGLPKFWAGIFVWCFVNLFYLKYRIYPPIPFSVRAIYGTVAACGIFMWVSGSQQEWEEFKRPIINVLDAKTGMTKFIRTALLILLPIGLWGFAYNSFLPSFDEPIELRTVHPAPPATTKVHGKTYVLQTAANPYRINPEGKYDQAYSNAHIVSQDMGRLMKDVKNPEDNPWDPNAKGYIKHVREGGEIFFQNCHFCHGDNLNGRGLWAFAFNPIPANFTDAGTIAQLQETFVFWRVAKGGIGLPGEGFPWASVMPPWEQHLTVDEIWKVIMFEYWHTGYYPRTWE is encoded by the coding sequence ATGACGTGGCTTAAACTAGTTGAAGGCTACATGCCGATGCAGATGATTACCGAGTTGGCTATCTGCATCCTTGTGTTTTCTATTATTAACTATTCGCTAAAAAGAGCGGGCATGGGTTTGCCCAAGTTTTGGGCAGGAATCTTTGTCTGGTGTTTTGTGAATTTGTTCTATTTAAAGTATCGAATCTATCCGCCCATTCCCTTTAGTGTGAGGGCCATTTATGGGACCGTTGCTGCTTGCGGTATTTTTATGTGGGTTTCGGGATCGCAGCAGGAGTGGGAAGAATTTAAACGTCCCATCATCAACGTTTTGGATGCAAAAACCGGAATGACTAAGTTCATTCGAACAGCCTTATTGATTTTATTGCCAATCGGGCTTTGGGGATTTGCTTACAATTCTTTCCTTCCCAGCTTTGATGAACCCATTGAATTGAGAACCGTGCATCCGGCCCCTCCGGCGACAACTAAAGTGCATGGGAAAACGTATGTATTGCAAACTGCGGCAAATCCCTATCGCATTAATCCAGAGGGAAAATACGATCAGGCATATAGCAACGCTCATATCGTAAGTCAGGATATGGGACGTTTAATGAAAGATGTAAAAAACCCGGAAGATAACCCCTGGGATCCTAATGCTAAAGGTTATATTAAGCATGTTCGGGAAGGGGGCGAAATCTTTTTTCAAAATTGCCATTTCTGTCATGGTGATAATTTGAACGGTCGCGGCCTCTGGGCTTTTGCCTTTAATCCCATACCTGCCAATTTTACTGATGCAGGAACCATTGCTCAATTACAAGAAACCTTTGTGTTCTGGCGGGTGGCTAAAGGAGGTATTGGACTTCCTGGTGAAGGATTCCCTTGGGCATCCGTCATGCCACCATGGGAACAGCATTTGACTGTTGATGAAATCTGGAAGGTCATCATGTTTGAATACTGGCACACCGGGTATTACCCGCGGACTTGGGAATAA
- a CDS encoding formylglycine-generating enzyme family protein, with protein MENQRVLMGAILFVFGSFIMMIVMLIVMTYKGKKDLDELSAGQTANVRVLQPMPTQDFSMYKTLVGDDNREMVEIPEGPFTMGIGDGDPDEGPPHPVYLQTFYIDLKEVTQADYERYIKMTKRDKPKVPVFEDDVAKLIGPDYPVVAVSWNDAFGYCRWAGKRLPTEAEWEKAARGEGKRRYPWGDKFDYQFANVDGEEDGFQFLAPVGSYEVGRSPFGLYDVTGNVAEWVMDSYAPDYYQQAPYRDPPGPKDEDENKVIRGGSWRESRIGARVTKRFAAKMWRNDASVGFRCAKDPPTETPQAS; from the coding sequence ATGGAAAATCAACGGGTCCTCATGGGGGCCATTCTGTTTGTGTTTGGCTCTTTCATCATGATGATCGTGATGTTGATTGTTATGACCTATAAAGGGAAAAAAGATTTGGATGAGTTGTCAGCCGGTCAAACGGCCAATGTCCGTGTGTTGCAGCCAATGCCCACACAAGACTTTTCTATGTATAAAACTCTCGTGGGGGATGATAATCGTGAAATGGTAGAAATTCCGGAAGGACCATTTACCATGGGTATTGGCGATGGAGACCCCGATGAAGGGCCACCCCATCCGGTATACCTCCAAACGTTTTACATCGATCTTAAAGAAGTCACGCAGGCAGATTATGAGCGGTATATCAAGATGACGAAACGGGACAAACCTAAGGTGCCGGTCTTTGAAGATGATGTCGCTAAATTAATCGGGCCCGATTATCCGGTGGTGGCGGTGTCCTGGAATGACGCCTTTGGGTATTGTCGCTGGGCTGGCAAGCGGTTGCCGACAGAAGCGGAGTGGGAAAAAGCGGCAAGGGGGGAAGGAAAGCGCCGTTATCCCTGGGGTGATAAGTTTGACTATCAGTTTGCCAATGTGGATGGGGAGGAGGATGGCTTTCAGTTTTTAGCTCCCGTGGGATCTTATGAAGTAGGGAGAAGCCCATTTGGACTCTATGATGTCACCGGTAATGTTGCTGAGTGGGTCATGGATAGTTATGCTCCAGACTATTATCAGCAGGCTCCGTATCGGGACCCCCCCGGCCCAAAAGACGAAGACGAGAATAAAGTCATTCGTGGAGGTTCTTGGCGAGAATCTCGTATAGGCGCCAGGGTGACCAAGCGTTTTGCAGCGAAAATGTGGAGGAACGATGCCAGTGTTGGATTTCGGTGCGCAAAGGATCCCCCGACTGAGACTCCCCAAGCCTCATAA
- a CDS encoding cytochrome ubiquinol oxidase subunit I — protein MRTISKTLISVLLFFLLQAGLAFGMENQALPSTEGQTGQDIFYETPGSISSPSVAESPQDYSSYPLVDNRLVVWFVTQQHTYFGGFVLSIPLFALLLEFLGITRKQQTSQQKLDGLAHDILRVALLSLSITALLGSLMLVTFVTLYPGFMSYMGGTFKPVMPVYAMVFVSEAFLLALYYYTWDFLKTPALKWVHMTLGVLSNATGVILLLLANSWASFMMAPAGVDAQGHFLGNVWHLLHSPLWNPLNTHRFLADIMSGGAVVVAYATYRFFMSKTAEDRAYYDWVGHVFLIVVVCALLPMPLAGYWLMRAVFEFRQTMGMAMMGGMLSWLFVLQAIMVGVLFLGINYYIWQSLARLQGGERFHPHFKAILFGLMVCFLVWFTPHTIAMSGSEMKAMGAAQHPVIGQFGVMSAKNGAVNVMICLTALSYILYRRANRVMTVKWALKGNIFLLMLFLMGIANIVWLAIYGFYIPANVRVGLSSPQGMTTATVVVGGILLNRLMLRGAHINGPVHWGQITPRGIVALFVVAAAFTWVMGLMGYIRSVGRLGWHISELMPDRSSWAFTPSLGFAAKMVTLNMIVFWSSVFFVFWLSRWDQRVVERRTAEFERPSPVIQVISEEESA, from the coding sequence TTGAGAACCATTTCCAAGACATTGATCAGTGTGCTGCTTTTCTTTTTGCTTCAGGCCGGGTTGGCATTTGGCATGGAGAATCAGGCCTTGCCCTCGACGGAAGGGCAGACAGGCCAGGATATTTTCTACGAAACTCCAGGGTCTATTTCCAGTCCGTCCGTCGCGGAAAGTCCTCAGGACTATTCCTCTTATCCTTTGGTGGATAACCGGTTGGTCGTGTGGTTTGTGACTCAACAACATACCTATTTCGGAGGCTTTGTCTTATCTATTCCTTTGTTTGCCTTGTTATTAGAATTTTTAGGAATCACACGAAAACAACAGACATCCCAGCAAAAATTGGATGGATTGGCCCATGATATTTTGCGTGTGGCACTACTGTCGCTTTCTATTACGGCCTTGTTGGGCTCTCTCATGCTGGTCACGTTTGTGACTCTTTACCCGGGGTTTATGAGTTACATGGGGGGAACCTTTAAGCCGGTGATGCCGGTGTATGCCATGGTGTTTGTGAGTGAAGCCTTCCTCTTGGCGCTTTATTATTACACCTGGGATTTCCTTAAAACCCCGGCGTTGAAGTGGGTGCATATGACTCTTGGTGTACTCTCAAATGCAACCGGAGTCATTTTGTTGTTGTTAGCGAATTCATGGGCTTCGTTTATGATGGCCCCGGCCGGGGTTGATGCCCAAGGTCATTTTTTGGGGAATGTGTGGCATCTCCTGCACTCTCCATTATGGAATCCACTGAATACGCACCGTTTTTTGGCGGATATTATGTCAGGTGGCGCAGTGGTTGTCGCCTATGCGACCTACCGGTTTTTCATGTCCAAAACAGCGGAGGACCGGGCATATTACGATTGGGTTGGACATGTTTTTCTTATAGTGGTGGTGTGTGCGCTTCTCCCCATGCCGCTTGCCGGCTACTGGTTGATGAGGGCCGTCTTTGAGTTCAGGCAAACGATGGGCATGGCAATGATGGGAGGTATGTTGTCGTGGCTGTTTGTCCTCCAAGCGATTATGGTTGGGGTCTTGTTTCTAGGAATTAACTATTACATCTGGCAATCCTTGGCGCGCCTTCAAGGTGGTGAGCGCTTTCATCCCCACTTTAAGGCGATCCTTTTTGGGCTGATGGTATGTTTCCTCGTGTGGTTTACGCCGCATACCATTGCCATGAGTGGCAGTGAGATGAAAGCGATGGGCGCGGCCCAGCACCCGGTCATTGGTCAATTCGGTGTGATGTCTGCGAAGAATGGTGCGGTTAACGTCATGATCTGTTTAACCGCATTGAGTTACATTCTGTATCGGCGAGCTAATCGTGTGATGACAGTCAAGTGGGCATTAAAGGGAAATATTTTCTTATTGATGTTATTTCTCATGGGGATTGCCAATATTGTGTGGTTGGCCATTTACGGATTCTATATTCCGGCAAATGTTCGGGTGGGTCTTTCATCGCCTCAAGGGATGACGACCGCTACTGTGGTAGTTGGAGGGATATTATTGAATCGATTAATGTTGCGGGGTGCTCATATAAATGGGCCTGTGCATTGGGGACAAATTACCCCGCGTGGGATTGTGGCGCTGTTTGTGGTCGCAGCCGCGTTCACCTGGGTAATGGGGTTGATGGGGTACATCAGGTCCGTAGGCCGATTGGGATGGCATATTTCTGAATTAATGCCCGATCGATCCTCGTGGGCATTTACCCCTTCCCTGGGATTTGCCGCGAAAATGGTCACCCTCAATATGATTGTTTTCTGGTCGTCAGTCTTTTTCGTGTTTTGGCTTAGCCGATGGGATCAGCGTGTGGTAGAGAGGCGAACGGCTGAATTTGAAAGGCCTTCTCCGGTGATTCAGGTCATTTCAGAAGAGGAATCCGCGTAA